A genomic segment from Glycine max cultivar Williams 82 chromosome 1, Glycine_max_v4.0, whole genome shotgun sequence encodes:
- the LOC100792596 gene encoding uncharacterized protein LOC100792596 encodes MGKEGDLWDDSSLINAFDQAISTFNKMHSSGKHKGAATAREADTIIGENGSNVDTTRDADTNIPATDVPDSGETGNLSKLEENHQTESQVDQPCLDSTSGQDIQNAQNGYAYAQGGDDYNQLVVQYYELEEKRAKILEHLNQYGGWNYQNVAADSSSGVPYSNFQDYSMAAYQVSDPNAVCTCCPCYSQCLPAPCTSVPGCSLGGSSVGKQCNDLSVEKDHKMSFPCEDGEIHKMAMGAAEKALSTIRTTISGDFNVNEGKERNNSEPEKINGSETDLAAVLNAWYSAGFYTGKYLAEQSIQNGRQN; translated from the exons ATGGGGAAGGAAGGAGATCTATGGGACGATTCATCTCTCATCAATGCCTTCGACCAAGCTATTTCTACTTTCAAC AAAATGCATAGCAGCGGCAAACACAAAGGCGCCGCCACGGCTCGAGAGGCGGACACAATCATCGGAGAAAATGGCTCCAATGTTGACACTACAAG GGATGCTGATACGAATATTCCAGCTACTGATGTGCCTGATTCAGGTGAAACTGGTAATTTGTCAAAGTTGGAAGAAAATCATCAAACAGAGTCACAGGTGGATCAACCTTGTCTGGATTCAACAAGTGGCCAAGACATCCAGAATGCGCAGAACGGTTATGCATATGCACAAGGTGGAGATGATTATAATCAGTTAGTTGTGCAATACTATGAACTTGAGGAGAAAAGGGCGAAGATTTTGGAGCACCTTAATCAATATGGTGGTTGGAATTACCAAAATGTGGCTGCTGATTCTAGCTCTGGTGTACCATATTCTAATTTTCAAGATTATTCAATGGCTGCATACCAAGTTTCTGATCCAAATGCCGTCTGTACATGTTGCCCATGTTACAGTCAATGTCTGCCAGCTCCATGCACGTCAGTTCCTGGTTGTTCTTTGGGTGGATCATCTGTTGGCAAGCAGTGTAACGATCTTTCTGTGGAAAAGGATCATAAAATGTCATTTCCTTGTGAAGATGGTGAAATCCATAAAATGGCAATGGGAGCTGCAGAGAAGGCACTGTCTACTATCAGAACAACCATATCCGGTGATTTTAATGTAAATGAAG GGAAAGAGAGAAACAATTCTGAACCTGAAAAAATTAATGGCTCAGAAACAGATCTTGCTGCTGTTTTGAATGCTTGGTATTCTGCTGGCTTCTATACTGGAAA GTATCTTGCTGAACAATCCATTCAAAACGGAAGACAGAATTGA